In a genomic window of Chryseobacterium sp. G0162:
- a CDS encoding endonuclease V, with the protein MIYAFDTYYYEDYANTVCIAFEKWTSEREVEIFTEQTPVSSEYESGAFYKRELPCILSLLNKIVLKEEDIIIVDGYVTLDNEGKIGLGGHLYEALEGKHPIVGIAKNEFTTPDSQRRNVLRGDSKTPLFVTAKGIDVDQVKQDVEQMHGPYRIPTLLKKLDQLSRE; encoded by the coding sequence ATGATTTACGCATTCGATACTTACTACTATGAAGACTATGCCAATACCGTATGTATAGCCTTTGAAAAATGGACATCCGAAAGGGAAGTAGAGATTTTTACAGAGCAAACGCCTGTCTCTTCAGAATATGAAAGCGGAGCTTTTTACAAAAGAGAATTGCCGTGCATTCTGAGTTTATTGAATAAAATTGTTCTAAAAGAAGAAGATATTATCATTGTTGATGGTTATGTTACCCTTGATAATGAAGGAAAAATAGGTTTGGGAGGACATCTTTATGAAGCATTAGAGGGAAAACATCCGATTGTCGGAATTGCCAAAAATGAATTTACTACACCTGATTCCCAAAGAAGAAATGTACTTCGTGGCGATAGTAAAACACCCCTTTTTGTGACGGCGAAAGGAATAGATGTAGATCAGGTTAAGCAAGATGTAGAACAGATGCATGGTCCTTACAGGATTCCTACCTTACTGAAAAAGCTGGATCAGCTAAGCCGGGAATAA
- a CDS encoding glyoxalase — MRPQLKSIRPFIGAQNFETSRKFYKDLGFEEVILEPKLSLFIREEIGFYLQDYYAKDWVDNTMIFMEVASTEEFWKELLTLGLTDTYENVKLTPIRTMDWGKECFVHDPSGILWHFGEFF; from the coding sequence ATGAGACCACAATTGAAATCCATAAGACCCTTTATCGGAGCGCAGAACTTTGAGACCAGTCGAAAATTTTATAAAGATTTGGGATTTGAAGAAGTGATCCTTGAACCTAAGTTATCACTCTTTATACGAGAAGAAATAGGGTTCTATCTTCAGGATTATTATGCAAAAGATTGGGTTGATAATACCATGATCTTTATGGAGGTTGCCAGTACAGAGGAATTCTGGAAAGAACTTTTGACTTTAGGACTTACAGATACATATGAAAATGTAAAACTTACCCCTATAAGAACCATGGATTGGGGGAAAGAGTGTTTTGTACATGATCCATCAGGGATTTTATGGCATTTTGGTGAGTTCTTTTGA
- a CDS encoding GNAT family N-acetyltransferase produces the protein MNILIREARSEDIPQIQVIRNSVKENTLSDPGLVTDRDCELFMSERGKGWVGEAEGQVVGFSIVDLKENNIWALFVHPDFENKKIGKKLHNIMLDWYFEQTKDKVWLGTSPQTRAENFYRKLGWREIGMHGKNEIKFEMTYENWKNKRI, from the coding sequence ATGAATATATTAATCCGTGAAGCCAGATCAGAAGATATTCCACAAATTCAGGTCATAAGAAATTCAGTGAAGGAAAATACTTTATCAGATCCCGGTTTGGTTACCGATAGAGATTGTGAACTCTTTATGTCTGAAAGAGGAAAGGGCTGGGTAGGCGAAGCAGAAGGGCAGGTTGTAGGCTTTTCGATTGTTGATTTGAAAGAGAATAACATCTGGGCATTATTTGTACATCCTGATTTTGAAAACAAAAAAATTGGAAAAAAGCTTCACAACATAATGCTTGACTGGTATTTTGAACAGACAAAAGACAAAGTTTGGCTTGGAACTTCGCCTCAGACAAGAGCTGAAAATTTTTATAGAAAATTAGGTTGGCGAGAGATTGGGATGCATGGGAAAAATGAGATCAAGTTTGAAATGACTTACGAAAACTGGAAAAATAAAAGAATATGA
- a CDS encoding M28 family metallopeptidase, with protein MRKLLIPLLALALMTSCGTAQVADGTSTHRVSEKSDKAFTNAYKMIKADELKKNLYVIASDEMEGRDTGSKGQKKAGEYIVNYYKNLGISFPKALGSYYQKVPSDFMKKRGGGNLPDSENILAFIEGSEKPEEIVVVSAHYDHVGTKNGVVYNGADDDGSGTVAVMEMAKAFQEAKKAGNSPKRSILFLHVTGEEHGLFGSEYYTDHPVFPLANTVVDLNIDMIGRDDPENRGKQYVYVIGSDMLSSQLKVINEEANRKTNNLELNYKYDDLNDPQQLYYRSDHYNFAKNNVPVAFFFDGIHEDYHKPTDKPDKIDYKLLEKRTQLVFTTAWDIANRADRIVVDHK; from the coding sequence ATGAGAAAACTACTTATTCCGTTATTGGCTCTTGCTTTGATGACGAGTTGCGGAACGGCGCAGGTTGCTGATGGTACATCTACACATCGTGTTTCTGAAAAATCAGATAAAGCGTTTACGAATGCCTACAAGATGATTAAGGCAGATGAATTAAAGAAAAACCTTTATGTTATTGCTTCGGACGAGATGGAAGGCAGGGATACAGGAAGCAAAGGCCAGAAAAAAGCGGGAGAGTATATTGTTAATTACTATAAAAATTTAGGAATCTCTTTTCCAAAAGCACTAGGGTCTTATTATCAGAAAGTTCCTTCGGATTTTATGAAAAAAAGAGGAGGTGGAAATCTTCCGGACTCAGAAAATATCCTGGCTTTTATCGAAGGGAGTGAAAAACCAGAAGAAATTGTAGTGGTTTCTGCCCATTATGACCATGTGGGAACCAAAAATGGAGTAGTATATAACGGAGCTGATGATGACGGAAGTGGAACGGTTGCTGTAATGGAGATGGCTAAAGCTTTTCAGGAAGCTAAAAAAGCAGGGAATAGTCCTAAAAGATCGATTTTGTTTCTTCATGTGACCGGAGAAGAACATGGTTTGTTTGGTTCAGAATATTATACAGATCATCCGGTTTTCCCGTTAGCTAATACGGTTGTTGACCTTAACATTGATATGATTGGACGTGATGATCCAGAAAATAGAGGAAAACAATATGTATATGTGATCGGTTCGGATATGTTGAGCTCCCAGCTTAAAGTAATTAATGAAGAAGCTAACAGAAAGACCAATAACTTGGAACTGAACTATAAATATGATGATCTTAATGATCCTCAGCAATTATATTACCGTTCAGACCACTACAATTTTGCCAAAAACAATGTTCCGGTAGCCTTTTTCTTTGATGGAATCCATGAAGACTATCACAAACCAACGGATAAACCGGACAAAATTGATTATAAGTTATTGGAAAAAAGAACCCAGCTTGTTTTTACTACCGCATGGGATATTGCTAACAGAGCAGACAGAATTGTGGTAGATCATAAATAA
- a CDS encoding aminotransferase class I/II-fold pyridoxal phosphate-dependent enzyme yields the protein MKEINGFTHYSFFTEMSELAVRHGSYDLSLGLPDFDIDERLKFFLREAANLDTHHYEPLAGNPVLIESIIRFNSKRKNSISLKINEITIIPCATFALYTALKSILNQGDEVIIIQPSYYTYSPSVVMNGGIPVYYDLDQDLTINWDQFKSCISEKTKAIIINSPQNPTGKIWKQNDWKQLYELISNREIYLISEEIYDTYCYDEAAHYSSFIHPELRNRTFCIFSFGKMFHTSGWKVSYMLASEELTALFRNHQQYISYSANAPAQYAIARYLEVFDPSENKTIMQKKRDIFNRLIKETPLQIEQEAEGSVFQIVNFRNVSKTMTDVEFSKWLTIDKKVACLPLSAFYNSKQNSDYIRFSFAKKDEVIIQALEHLRKNL from the coding sequence ATGAAAGAAATTAACGGATTTACTCATTATTCCTTTTTTACAGAAATGTCTGAACTGGCAGTAAGACATGGAAGCTATGATCTTTCGTTGGGGCTGCCTGATTTTGATATTGATGAACGTTTGAAATTCTTTTTAAGAGAGGCAGCAAATCTTGATACTCATCATTATGAACCTCTTGCCGGAAATCCGGTATTAATCGAAAGCATCATTCGTTTCAACAGTAAACGGAAAAACAGTATTTCTTTAAAAATAAATGAAATCACCATTATACCCTGTGCAACCTTTGCTTTATATACTGCACTTAAATCTATTTTAAATCAAGGAGATGAAGTTATTATTATCCAGCCTTCTTATTATACATATTCACCTTCCGTTGTGATGAATGGCGGGATTCCTGTTTATTATGACCTGGATCAAGATCTTACAATTAATTGGGATCAGTTCAAATCCTGCATTTCGGAAAAAACCAAAGCAATAATTATTAACTCGCCACAAAACCCCACCGGAAAAATATGGAAACAAAATGACTGGAAACAATTATATGAATTGATAAGCAACCGGGAAATTTATTTAATTTCAGAAGAAATTTACGATACTTACTGTTATGATGAAGCAGCGCATTACAGTTCATTTATCCATCCTGAACTTAGGAATAGGACATTCTGTATTTTTTCATTTGGGAAAATGTTTCATACTTCAGGATGGAAAGTAAGCTATATGCTTGCTTCTGAAGAATTGACCGCTTTATTCAGGAATCATCAGCAATATATTTCCTATAGTGCCAATGCACCTGCTCAATACGCCATCGCCAGGTACCTGGAAGTATTTGACCCTTCAGAAAACAAAACAATAATGCAGAAAAAACGGGATATTTTTAATCGATTGATTAAAGAAACGCCTTTGCAAATTGAACAAGAGGCTGAGGGTAGTGTTTTCCAGATTGTCAATTTCAGAAACGTTTCCAAAACGATGACAGATGTAGAGTTTTCAAAATGGCTTACCATCGATAAAAAGGTAGCCTGTCTCCCGCTTTCGGCCTTTTATAACTCCAAGCAGAATTCAGATTACATCCGGTTCAGTTTTGCTAAGAAAGACGAAGTGATTATTCAGGCATTGGAGCATCTTAGAAAAAATCTTTAA
- a CDS encoding sodium-translocating pyrophosphatase, translating into MDLFVLVPIFGVVALVYTFLQSNWVSKQNAGNEKMKTISGHIADGAMAFLKAEYKVLAYFVVVVAILLAVMGSSNANSHWSIGLAFVVGAIFSATAGFIGMKIATKANVRTAEAARTSLSKALKVSFTGGSVMGMGVAGLAVLGLGALFLIIKQIFAPEATVDSHEMETTIEILTGFSLGAESIALFARVGGGIYTKAADVGADLVGKVEAGIPEDDPRNPATIADNVGDNVGDVAGMGADLFGSYVATVLATMVLGRETISDDSFGGFAPILLPMLIAGTGIIFSMIGTLFVKINDNEGSSTSSVQNALNLGNWGSIVITAIASYFLVTYVLPEKMILRGHEFTKMGVFGAIMVGLVVGTLMSIITEYYTAMGKRPVSSIVRQSSTGHATNIIGGLSVGMESTLLPIIVLAGGIYGSYLCAGLYGVAIAAAGMMATTAMQLAIDAFGPIADNAGGIAEMSELPKEVREKTDILDAVGNTTAATGKGFAIASAALTALALFAAFVGIAGIDGIDIYRADVLAGLFVGGMIPFIFSSLAITAVGQAAMAMVEEVRRQFREIPGILEGKAQPEYEKCVAISTDASIRKMMLPGAIAIISPLLIGFIFGPEVLGGFLAGATVCGVLMGMFQNNAGGAWDNAKKSFEKGVDINGQTYYKGSEPHKASVTGDTVGDPFKDTSGPSMNILIKLMSIVSLVIAPTLAVLHKDKIEANRKAKIESLMGVSGVAAMSSELKVPVVPGEVKGHLNESGDFVYETGNLQKVKLKGGKTIELGETSQLYQFYNSVNQKDKSVLDPNKWYTIENLYFETGSSDLKAGYELQLNNIVEILNAYPDLKIKLGGYTDNSGNEESNQKLSNLRAQTAKLKLLELGISADRIEAEGYGSQHPICEANDTEECKAKNRRIDVRVLAL; encoded by the coding sequence ATGGATCTATTTGTGTTAGTGCCAATTTTTGGTGTCGTAGCCTTGGTGTATACATTTCTTCAGAGCAACTGGGTAAGTAAACAGAATGCAGGAAATGAAAAAATGAAAACAATCAGCGGACATATTGCTGATGGTGCCATGGCTTTCTTAAAAGCTGAATATAAAGTCTTAGCCTATTTTGTCGTCGTTGTGGCCATTCTTTTGGCAGTAATGGGATCAAGTAATGCCAATTCTCACTGGAGTATAGGGCTTGCTTTTGTGGTGGGGGCTATTTTTTCTGCGACAGCAGGTTTTATTGGAATGAAAATAGCGACTAAAGCCAATGTAAGAACTGCAGAAGCAGCAAGAACTTCCTTATCTAAAGCCCTTAAAGTTTCTTTTACAGGAGGTTCTGTGATGGGAATGGGAGTGGCAGGACTTGCCGTGTTAGGATTAGGAGCTTTATTTTTAATTATTAAACAGATTTTTGCACCGGAAGCCACAGTAGATTCCCACGAAATGGAAACCACTATAGAAATTCTTACAGGATTTTCCCTTGGTGCTGAATCTATTGCTCTTTTTGCAAGAGTAGGTGGCGGTATTTATACAAAAGCGGCAGATGTTGGAGCTGACCTGGTAGGAAAAGTGGAAGCTGGAATTCCTGAGGATGATCCAAGGAATCCGGCAACTATTGCAGACAATGTGGGAGATAATGTGGGAGATGTTGCAGGAATGGGTGCCGACCTTTTTGGATCTTATGTAGCTACTGTATTGGCAACAATGGTCTTGGGAAGAGAAACCATTTCTGATGACTCATTCGGAGGTTTTGCACCGATTTTGTTACCAATGTTGATTGCGGGAACAGGAATTATCTTTTCCATGATAGGAACTTTATTTGTAAAGATCAATGATAATGAAGGTTCATCCACTTCCAGCGTACAAAATGCATTGAATTTAGGAAACTGGGGCAGTATTGTGATTACAGCTATAGCATCTTATTTTCTGGTAACTTATGTTCTTCCTGAAAAAATGATTCTAAGGGGGCATGAATTTACCAAAATGGGAGTATTCGGGGCAATAATGGTAGGGTTGGTTGTAGGAACCTTAATGAGTATTATTACTGAATATTATACCGCAATGGGGAAAAGACCTGTCTCTAGTATTGTGAGACAATCTTCTACCGGACATGCAACCAATATTATCGGGGGACTTTCTGTAGGAATGGAATCAACATTACTTCCGATTATTGTACTGGCAGGTGGAATCTACGGATCTTATTTATGTGCCGGATTATATGGAGTTGCCATTGCTGCTGCCGGAATGATGGCCACTACAGCGATGCAGCTTGCTATTGATGCATTTGGACCAATTGCAGATAATGCAGGAGGTATTGCTGAAATGAGTGAGCTTCCAAAAGAAGTCCGTGAAAAAACAGATATTCTGGACGCTGTAGGAAATACAACTGCTGCTACAGGAAAAGGGTTTGCCATTGCATCTGCAGCATTAACGGCGTTGGCTCTGTTTGCAGCCTTTGTTGGGATTGCAGGGATTGACGGCATTGATATCTACAGAGCGGATGTTCTGGCAGGTCTCTTTGTTGGTGGAATGATTCCGTTTATATTCTCTTCATTAGCGATCACTGCCGTTGGACAAGCTGCCATGGCCATGGTGGAGGAAGTAAGAAGACAGTTCCGTGAAATCCCGGGAATTCTGGAAGGAAAAGCCCAGCCGGAATATGAAAAATGTGTTGCGATTTCTACCGATGCTTCTATTCGAAAAATGATGTTGCCAGGAGCTATTGCCATTATCTCACCATTGCTGATCGGGTTTATCTTTGGTCCCGAAGTACTGGGAGGTTTCCTTGCAGGAGCTACTGTATGTGGTGTATTGATGGGGATGTTCCAGAATAATGCTGGTGGTGCCTGGGATAATGCCAAAAAGTCATTTGAAAAAGGGGTTGATATTAATGGTCAGACGTACTATAAAGGCTCAGAACCTCATAAAGCTTCTGTAACAGGAGATACAGTAGGAGATCCGTTTAAAGATACTTCCGGGCCGTCAATGAATATCCTGATTAAGTTAATGTCAATTGTTTCTTTGGTGATTGCCCCTACTTTAGCGGTCTTGCATAAGGATAAGATTGAAGCCAACAGAAAGGCAAAAATAGAAAGCTTAATGGGAGTTTCAGGAGTTGCTGCAATGTCTTCAGAACTTAAAGTTCCTGTTGTTCCGGGTGAAGTAAAAGGGCATCTTAATGAAAGTGGAGATTTTGTCTATGAAACCGGAAATCTGCAAAAAGTAAAACTGAAAGGCGGAAAAACAATAGAATTAGGAGAAACCAGTCAGTTGTATCAGTTTTATAATTCTGTGAATCAGAAAGATAAATCTGTTTTAGATCCTAATAAGTGGTATACCATCGAAAACCTTTATTTTGAAACAGGATCAAGTGATTTAAAAGCAGGTTATGAATTACAGCTGAATAATATTGTTGAAATCTTAAATGCATATCCTGATCTGAAAATAAAATTAGGAGGATACACAGACAATAGTGGAAATGAAGAAAGTAATCAAAAGTTATCTAACCTGAGAGCTCAGACCGCAAAACTTAAGCTGTTGGAGTTGGGAATTTCAGCTGATAGGATAGAAGCTGAGGGGTATGGTTCACAACATCCTATTTGTGAAGCCAATGATACTGAAGAATGTAAGGCTAAAAACAGGAGAATTGATGTAAGAGTTCTGGCTCTTTAA
- a CDS encoding inorganic pyrophosphatase, whose protein sequence is MIPNFKAHPWHGISAGEDAPNVVNVFVEIVPSDTIKYEVDKETGYLKVDRPQKFSNIIPALYGFVPRTYCDKEVMRLAIESGATDVTMGDHDPLDICVLSSHNIHAGGLLMEAIPIGGFKMIDGGEADDKIVAVMINDHAFGHFRDITELPEAEVKRLMHYFLTYKNLPDEPAKCRIQEVYGAEHARKVIKASQTDYADKFGG, encoded by the coding sequence ATGATTCCAAATTTTAAAGCACATCCATGGCACGGAATTTCTGCAGGAGAAGATGCGCCAAATGTTGTAAACGTATTTGTGGAAATTGTTCCTTCAGATACTATTAAATATGAAGTAGATAAAGAAACAGGATATTTAAAAGTAGACAGGCCTCAGAAATTCTCTAATATCATCCCGGCTTTATATGGTTTTGTTCCAAGAACATATTGTGATAAAGAAGTGATGAGACTGGCTATAGAATCAGGAGCTACTGATGTGACAATGGGAGATCATGATCCACTTGATATTTGTGTTTTAAGTTCTCACAATATCCACGCAGGAGGTTTATTGATGGAAGCTATTCCAATCGGAGGTTTTAAAATGATTGATGGTGGTGAAGCCGATGATAAAATTGTAGCAGTAATGATCAATGACCATGCTTTTGGACACTTTAGAGATATTACTGAGTTGCCAGAAGCGGAAGTAAAAAGATTGATGCACTACTTCCTAACATATAAAAACTTACCGGATGAGCCTGCAAAATGCAGAATTCAAGAGGTTTACGGTGCTGAGCATGCAAGAAAAGTGATTAAAGCTTCTCAAACAGACTATGCAGATAAATTTGGGGGATAA
- a CDS encoding phytanoyl-CoA dioxygenase family protein, which translates to MLQQIRHYKLAYMLYNFFKKSKLKHNIPLYKKYGVNKSYFSSISSKDFAHLPQTQRSIAENKLLSTAFFKSLSEENKESALRYDDNGYMILRNFISPETAENINIEIEKLMKDGTLKFHYGGKLMFAIHHSEIIRNIGSDKNLLEFLSVLLDGKAKLFQSINFINGSQQKTHSDSIHMTTFPLGGLLGVWIALEDVDEHNGALHYIPGSHKLPYFLNSDYDNEGTAFKIGKKSYKAYEEFLENKVKELGLKKEVFRAKKGDMLIWHANILHGGEPHTDKNRTRKSLVYHFFDENSVCYHEVTQRPALFEL; encoded by the coding sequence ATGTTACAGCAAATTCGTCATTATAAATTAGCTTATATGCTTTATAATTTCTTTAAGAAAAGTAAGTTAAAGCATAATATCCCATTATATAAAAAGTACGGGGTCAACAAGAGCTATTTTTCAAGTATTTCAAGTAAAGATTTTGCTCATCTCCCTCAAACACAAAGGAGTATTGCTGAAAATAAACTTTTGTCCACTGCTTTTTTTAAAAGCTTATCAGAAGAAAATAAGGAAAGTGCTCTTCGTTATGATGATAACGGATACATGATCCTAAGAAATTTCATTAGTCCGGAAACTGCAGAAAACATCAATATTGAGATTGAAAAGCTAATGAAAGACGGAACCTTAAAATTCCATTATGGAGGCAAACTTATGTTTGCGATTCATCATTCTGAAATCATTAGAAATATAGGAAGCGATAAAAATTTGCTGGAGTTTCTGTCTGTTTTGCTTGACGGTAAAGCCAAATTGTTTCAAAGTATCAATTTTATTAACGGAAGCCAGCAGAAAACCCATTCAGATAGTATTCACATGACAACTTTCCCATTGGGAGGACTTTTAGGAGTATGGATTGCTCTGGAAGATGTGGATGAACATAATGGTGCATTACATTATATTCCGGGAAGTCATAAATTACCTTATTTCCTGAATTCTGATTATGATAATGAAGGTACCGCTTTCAAAATAGGGAAGAAAAGCTATAAAGCTTACGAAGAATTTTTGGAAAACAAGGTCAAAGAATTAGGGCTGAAAAAAGAAGTTTTCCGTGCGAAAAAAGGGGATATGTTAATTTGGCATGCCAATATTCTGCACGGCGGAGAGCCTCATACTGATAAAAACAGAACCCGAAAAAGCCTTGTATATCACTTTTTTGACGAAAACAGTGTATGCTACCATGAAGTTACACAAAGACCTGCATTATTTGAACTGTAA
- the radC gene encoding RadC family protein, translating to MSLKFLAEDDRPREKFLQKGKNSLTDSELLAIIMGSGNREESVLELARKILASVNNNWHQLSLLSVKDLMKFKGIGEAKAISIITALEIGRRRAGQEIPERSVIGNSHDAYSILKNHLSDLRTEEFWAIFLNNSNKVIYTSQLTQGGISQSIVDVRVLFKTALEHFSTGVIIAHNHPSGSLKPSKEDINITKKIKEAGNVLSIQLLDHIIITQNSYFSFSDAGLL from the coding sequence ATGTCCTTAAAATTTCTGGCAGAAGACGACAGACCACGGGAGAAGTTCTTACAAAAAGGTAAGAATTCACTTACTGATTCTGAACTCTTAGCCATTATCATGGGAAGTGGGAATAGGGAAGAGAGTGTGTTGGAACTGGCCAGGAAGATTTTAGCCTCTGTAAACAATAACTGGCATCAGTTAAGTTTGCTTTCCGTTAAAGATCTGATGAAATTCAAAGGAATAGGAGAAGCTAAAGCCATTTCCATTATTACAGCTTTGGAAATTGGGAGAAGAAGAGCGGGACAAGAAATTCCGGAGCGTTCAGTGATCGGAAACAGTCATGATGCATATTCAATCCTGAAAAATCATTTGTCAGATTTAAGAACTGAAGAGTTTTGGGCTATTTTTCTAAATAACAGCAACAAAGTAATATACACTTCACAGCTAACACAAGGTGGAATCAGCCAATCTATCGTAGATGTCAGGGTGCTATTTAAAACAGCTCTTGAGCATTTTTCAACAGGAGTGATTATTGCTCATAATCATCCTTCAGGCAGCCTTAAGCCAAGCAAAGAAGATATTAACATTACCAAAAAAATAAAAGAAGCTGGAAATGTATTAAGCATTCAGCTTTTAGACCATATTATCATTACACAGAATTCATATTTTAGCTTTTCGGACGCAGGATTATTATGA
- a CDS encoding murein L,D-transpeptidase catalytic domain-containing protein has product MMKHFLFLFILLVSCSKAESQQAEVLGIPQSRISEIKNFIKDKGYNQDLAIFINFKIPSGKYRYFIYDLKNNKIVQKAIVAHGSGSVISGSNALKFSNIEGSYQSSLGKYAVGGSYVGQFGKAYRLKGLDPTNDNAMQRAIVLHSFSSVPDVESERATSLSLGCPMLSVNAFKETAKYIDKSELPIILYAFY; this is encoded by the coding sequence ATGATGAAACATTTCCTTTTTCTTTTTATACTTTTAGTTTCCTGCTCAAAAGCTGAATCACAGCAGGCAGAGGTGTTGGGAATTCCCCAATCCAGAATTTCAGAAATTAAAAACTTCATTAAAGATAAAGGTTATAATCAGGATCTGGCAATTTTTATTAACTTTAAAATTCCATCCGGAAAATACCGCTACTTCATTTACGATCTGAAAAATAATAAAATAGTACAAAAAGCTATCGTAGCGCATGGTTCAGGATCTGTAATCTCAGGATCAAATGCTTTGAAATTCAGTAATATTGAAGGTTCTTATCAGTCTTCTCTTGGAAAATATGCCGTTGGAGGAAGCTATGTAGGACAATTTGGAAAAGCTTATCGTTTAAAAGGGTTGGATCCAACTAATGATAACGCTATGCAGAGGGCAATTGTTCTTCATTCTTTTAGCAGCGTTCCAGATGTTGAATCTGAAAGAGCAACCTCATTGAGCCTGGGTTGCCCGATGCTTTCAGTTAATGCTTTTAAAGAGACTGCGAAATATATTGACAAGTCGGAGCTGCCTATTATTTTATATGCCTTTTATTAA
- a CDS encoding ABC transporter ATP-binding protein, whose translation MIKARNIHKSYGNLEVLKGVDIHIKVGEVVSIVGESGAGKSTLLQILGTLDHPTQSGKYDTEIEIAGKSFINMNDKQLSKFRNQNIGFVFQFHQLLPEFTALENVLLPTKIAGANERESLEKAYALFEDLKIEQRLNHKPNQLSGGEAQRVAVARALINSPKIIFADEPTGNLDSKNADDLHRLFFDLRDKYNQTFVIVTHNPNLAEITDRKLVMKDGMIIE comes from the coding sequence ATGATTAAAGCAAGAAATATCCATAAATCTTATGGGAATTTAGAAGTACTGAAAGGAGTTGATATTCACATTAAAGTAGGAGAAGTGGTTTCTATTGTAGGAGAATCCGGAGCAGGTAAATCAACATTGCTGCAGATTTTAGGAACGTTGGATCATCCCACTCAATCCGGAAAATATGATACTGAAATTGAGATCGCTGGTAAGTCATTTATCAATATGAATGATAAGCAATTATCAAAATTCAGAAATCAGAATATTGGTTTTGTATTTCAGTTTCATCAGCTGCTTCCTGAATTTACTGCTTTAGAAAATGTTTTGCTTCCTACTAAAATTGCAGGAGCTAACGAAAGGGAGTCTCTTGAAAAAGCTTATGCCCTGTTTGAGGATCTTAAAATTGAACAACGACTGAATCATAAACCCAATCAGCTTTCCGGTGGAGAAGCGCAAAGGGTAGCCGTTGCAAGGGCTTTAATCAATTCACCTAAAATTATCTTTGCTGATGAACCTACGGGAAACCTGGATTCAAAAAATGCGGACGACCTTCACAGATTGTTTTTTGACCTTAGAGATAAGTATAATCAAACTTTTGTGATTGTAACCCATAACCCGAATCTGGCTGAAATTACCGACCGTAAGCTTGTCATGAAGGATGGAATGATTATAGAATAG